A single genomic interval of Candidatus Bathyanammoxibius amoris harbors:
- a CDS encoding class I SAM-dependent methyltransferase, with translation MKIEHIFIEPREVAERHIKELQAAGLSFKGKRILDIGCGTGAYTRLMAEQGAALVTGVDNTPGNIELAREINSVSNVEFVCADIEDWEIRGPFDFIFIRSSISYLNEDLEVIISNLVGMLAPDGNLFVTFMNTNPRALVRNTIKRCAVQLPEVLHPALRTTLTAIYSCVVFLVNREKPDWDILENKMNTIFFPLRHLVDPATASRILVKNGLSVAGFFAEQGQNPSLSDEYGIWAVPGPERHSSSQDIPE, from the coding sequence ATGAAAATTGAGCATATTTTTATTGAGCCAAGAGAAGTAGCTGAACGGCATATTAAGGAGCTTCAGGCGGCCGGACTGAGCTTCAAGGGCAAGCGAATTCTGGATATAGGCTGTGGTACGGGTGCCTATACCCGGCTTATGGCAGAGCAGGGAGCCGCTTTAGTAACTGGTGTAGACAACACTCCAGGTAATATAGAACTTGCCCGCGAGATTAACAGTGTCTCTAATGTGGAGTTCGTTTGTGCGGATATTGAAGATTGGGAGATTCGGGGGCCTTTTGACTTTATATTTATACGCTCGAGTATCAGCTACCTAAATGAGGATTTAGAGGTAATAATCTCCAATCTTGTCGGGATGCTGGCTCCCGATGGAAATCTTTTTGTTACCTTCATGAATACCAATCCCAGGGCCCTCGTGAGGAATACTATAAAGCGATGTGCTGTTCAGCTGCCAGAGGTCCTGCACCCGGCACTGCGTACGACCCTTACCGCCATTTATTCTTGCGTAGTATTCCTCGTGAATCGTGAGAAACCGGACTGGGACATACTGGAAAATAAAATGAACACGATTTTCTTCCCGCTAAGACACTTAGTCGACCCGGCAACTGCCAGTCGCATTCTTGTTAAGAACGGTTTGTCCGTAGCCGGATTTTTCGCAGAACAGGGTCAGAATCCAAGTTTGAGCGATGAATACGGAATCTGGGCGGTGCCGGGGCCGGAACGGCACTCTTCATCTCAGGACATACCGGAGTAA
- a CDS encoding glycine zipper domain-containing protein codes for MGARKDQAAGSVAGAVKGATIGEHYGGLVGASIGATIGSTVGGINGVVTGQEQRMEEKEKEEKEKEKEEKH; via the coding sequence ATGGGCGCCAGAAAGGATCAGGCTGCGGGCAGCGTGGCTGGAGCAGTCAAAGGGGCAACTATCGGTGAACATTATGGCGGCCTCGTGGGCGCGAGTATAGGCGCAACCATAGGCAGTACCGTTGGTGGTATAAACGGCGTGGTGACCGGACAGGAGCAAAGAATGGAAGAAAAAGAAAAAGAAGAAAAGGAAAAGGAGAAAGAGGAAAAACATTAA
- a CDS encoding acetylserotonin O-methyltransferase — MQKTAALRRYRDNALKTGYVFFNAKALMTAAKLDIFNHIGTGSKSPDELASSMGASSHGTRLLLDALAGMGYVNKKGGRYSNTRCGREVFLEGKDYYIGDILRFHETMWAGWSGLEKSIRTGRPAQRHDMFQEDKEETRTFIMAMHNTAMGHAEDLASLMDLNGARTLLDVGGGPGTYSIFFCKANPRLKATIFDLPGTLEVTKDVVSRYKMSRRVTLQEGDYNEQLPKGFDTAFLSHIIHSEGPEANAALMKRIYDTLNPGGKIIIQDFILKEDKTQPGFASTFALCMLVFTEEGRTYSFEEIKAWLKDAGFKSVKWSRRSLPRDISVVTAQRS; from the coding sequence TTGCAAAAGACAGCCGCGCTGAGACGTTACAGGGACAATGCGCTTAAGACCGGTTATGTCTTCTTCAATGCCAAGGCCCTTATGACGGCAGCCAAGTTGGACATATTCAATCACATCGGTACGGGCAGTAAATCGCCGGATGAACTGGCAAGCTCCATGGGCGCCAGCAGCCACGGGACCAGGCTCCTTCTGGATGCCCTGGCCGGCATGGGTTACGTTAACAAAAAAGGGGGGCGCTACTCTAACACCCGCTGTGGCCGGGAGGTGTTCCTTGAGGGAAAAGATTACTATATCGGGGACATACTCCGCTTTCACGAGACCATGTGGGCGGGCTGGAGCGGCCTGGAGAAATCCATCCGAACCGGAAGACCCGCGCAACGGCACGACATGTTTCAGGAAGACAAGGAGGAAACCCGTACGTTCATCATGGCCATGCACAACACCGCAATGGGCCACGCAGAGGATTTGGCCTCTCTCATGGACCTGAACGGGGCCAGAACACTCCTCGACGTAGGCGGCGGTCCCGGCACCTACTCTATATTCTTCTGTAAGGCCAACCCGCGGCTGAAGGCAACTATTTTTGACCTGCCCGGCACCCTGGAGGTAACGAAGGACGTTGTTTCCAGATACAAAATGTCCCGCAGGGTCACCCTGCAGGAAGGCGATTACAATGAGCAACTGCCAAAGGGCTTTGACACGGCATTCCTTTCCCATATCATCCACAGTGAAGGGCCGGAGGCCAATGCCGCTCTAATGAAGAGGATTTATGACACCCTGAACCCCGGTGGGAAGATAATAATCCAGGATTTTATATTAAAAGAGGATAAGACTCAACCCGGTTTTGCCTCTACCTTCGCCCTCTGTATGCTCGTTTTCACGGAGGAAGGCAGGACGTACTCTTTCGAAGAGATAAAGGCCTGGCTGAAGGACGCGGGTTTTAAGTCTGTTAAGTGGTCTCGACGTTCGCTGCCCCGTGACATCTCCGTCGTAACGGCGCAGCGCAGCTAA
- a CDS encoding radical SAM protein, producing MKEEVAPVREAAGRPAEKFQLRLLFWETTAACNLECIHCRRLDVMKELAKDDLSTEEAFSFIDNLATLGSPILVLSGGEPLYRPDIFEIGRYARSRGLKLALATNGTLVDEPIARQIVDAGVQRVAISFDGADAKTHDEFRKLPGSFDRATEGFKHLKKLGMSMQVNSTIAKHNVHQLRDIYNLAVSLGADALHIFMLVPVGCGVEIAEDMMLSAEKYEESLHLFYDLAREAKIQTKATCAPHYFRIVREKAAELGMPNDPSMTPGGRHSGGGHPGGHPGGGHPGGGHPGSAPGAMAAITRGCLAGTGVCFVSHKGEVFPCGYLPVTSGNVRTENLVDIWHNSKVFARMRNVDLLGGKCGACEYKKICEGCRARAFYETGDYMAEEPYCIYTPKALRKKG from the coding sequence ATGAAAGAAGAAGTTGCCCCGGTACGGGAGGCCGCCGGGAGACCCGCAGAAAAATTCCAACTGCGGCTTTTATTCTGGGAAACAACCGCCGCATGTAACCTTGAGTGCATCCACTGCCGCAGGCTGGACGTCATGAAGGAATTGGCCAAGGACGACCTCAGCACCGAGGAGGCGTTCTCTTTTATAGACAACCTGGCAACCCTGGGCAGCCCGATACTGGTCCTGAGTGGCGGAGAACCCCTCTACCGTCCCGACATCTTCGAAATAGGCCGCTACGCGAGGTCCAGGGGTCTCAAGCTGGCCCTTGCGACCAACGGCACACTGGTTGATGAGCCCATTGCAAGGCAGATTGTAGACGCCGGGGTGCAGCGTGTAGCCATCAGCTTTGACGGCGCGGACGCAAAGACACATGACGAATTCCGAAAACTCCCCGGCTCGTTTGACCGGGCCACCGAGGGCTTTAAACACCTCAAAAAGCTCGGCATGAGCATGCAGGTAAACTCCACCATCGCAAAGCACAACGTCCACCAGCTCAGGGACATCTATAACCTGGCCGTCTCGCTTGGCGCAGACGCGCTTCATATATTTATGCTGGTGCCCGTGGGCTGTGGAGTAGAGATTGCCGAAGACATGATGCTGAGCGCCGAAAAGTATGAAGAAAGCCTGCACCTGTTCTACGACCTGGCAAGGGAGGCGAAGATTCAGACAAAGGCCACCTGTGCGCCACACTATTTCAGGATCGTAAGGGAGAAGGCGGCGGAGCTGGGGATGCCCAACGACCCTTCTATGACACCTGGGGGCAGACACTCAGGCGGTGGACACCCGGGAGGGCATCCGGGCGGTGGACACCCAGGTGGTGGACATCCCGGCAGCGCGCCGGGGGCAATGGCAGCCATAACCAGGGGGTGTCTTGCGGGAACCGGCGTATGTTTTGTGTCGCACAAGGGGGAGGTTTTCCCCTGCGGGTATCTCCCCGTCACCTCAGGCAACGTGCGCACAGAGAACCTTGTGGATATTTGGCACAACTCAAAGGTCTTCGCCCGGATGCGCAACGTGGACCTGCTCGGTGGAAAATGCGGGGCCTGCGAATATAAAAAGATATGTGAGGGCTGCCGCGCGAGGGCGTTCTATGAGACCGGAGATTATATGGCAGAGGAACCTTATTGCATATACACCCCAAAGGCCCTGAGAAAGAAAGGTTAA
- a CDS encoding choloylglycine hydrolase family protein, giving the protein MLTNMDSSIVHGRTLEFGMEIKSNIAVIPRGYRFVGKTPRGDGITYEAKYAVVGLRTFKDQGVQDGLNEAGLAAGAFYFATFTQYTEVTPENQAKAMSATDFPNWILTQFATVGEVRAAIEAGAAVVGPTVVPGWGPEAPPLHYIVYDKTGASLVIEPVGGTLVVHDNPIGVLTNSPPFEWHLINLRNYISLSTRDVPLVKIDSLTLQVLGQGSGMLGLPGDFTPVSRFVRATVFSTTAIPSQDAEEGVKQVFHILNQFDIPIGVARVVEKDGTVLSDYTQATMVRDPQALRYYYRTYDDQTIRMVDLKKFDLNAKELKQISTLQGTTPIIDMSSSTW; this is encoded by the coding sequence ATGCTGACGAACATGGACTCCAGTATCGTGCACGGACGCACGCTCGAGTTCGGAATGGAGATCAAGTCCAACATTGCCGTGATACCGCGCGGCTATCGATTTGTCGGTAAGACGCCGAGAGGTGACGGCATCACATACGAGGCTAAGTATGCAGTCGTCGGGTTGAGGACTTTCAAAGACCAGGGAGTTCAGGACGGTCTCAACGAGGCCGGGCTGGCTGCCGGGGCGTTTTATTTCGCGACGTTTACCCAGTACACTGAGGTCACGCCAGAGAACCAGGCAAAGGCGATGTCGGCAACCGACTTCCCTAATTGGATTCTGACCCAGTTCGCGACCGTTGGTGAGGTTCGAGCGGCGATAGAGGCGGGCGCGGCGGTCGTCGGGCCGACGGTTGTCCCGGGCTGGGGTCCCGAGGCCCCGCCGTTGCACTACATCGTGTATGACAAGACCGGCGCATCGCTTGTCATCGAGCCTGTGGGTGGGACGCTTGTCGTGCACGACAATCCGATCGGCGTATTAACCAACTCGCCGCCCTTCGAATGGCATCTGATTAACCTGCGCAACTACATCTCGCTCAGTACGCGCGATGTGCCACTGGTCAAGATCGATAGTCTCACGCTGCAGGTATTGGGGCAAGGCAGCGGAATGCTGGGACTGCCGGGCGACTTCACGCCAGTGTCGCGATTCGTTCGGGCCACCGTCTTCAGCACAACAGCGATTCCTTCACAGGACGCCGAGGAAGGCGTCAAGCAAGTGTTCCATATTCTCAATCAGTTCGACATCCCGATTGGCGTGGCCCGCGTCGTGGAGAAGGATGGTACGGTCCTCAGCGATTACACGCAGGCAACCATGGTGCGTGACCCGCAGGCGCTTCGTTACTACTACCGCACTTACGACGATCAGACGATCAGGATGGTTGACCTAAAGAAGTTCGATCTGAATGCCAAGGAGTTGAAGCAAATATCGACGCTTCAAGGAACTACTCCGATAATAGATATGTCCTCATCGACCTGGTAA
- a CDS encoding DUF4168 domain-containing protein — translation MNLTRYVHIVCAILLVVSATISYGEETKEKGQPNKITANEVSVEELKMFARAFVSVQAVLEGEEAMEESGGAVYEKTTSIVKQEGLTIKRYNQLSELMNEDPDFKKAVEKMIKTIKEEEKE, via the coding sequence ATGAATCTGACAAGATACGTCCACATAGTATGCGCGATTCTCCTAGTAGTCTCCGCTACCATCAGCTACGGAGAAGAAACGAAGGAAAAAGGCCAACCGAATAAAATAACGGCAAATGAGGTCAGCGTCGAAGAATTGAAGATGTTTGCCAGGGCCTTTGTAAGCGTCCAGGCAGTCCTTGAGGGTGAGGAGGCCATGGAAGAGAGTGGCGGGGCAGTCTATGAAAAAACAACCTCCATTGTCAAGCAGGAGGGTTTAACCATCAAACGATACAACCAATTATCTGAACTCATGAATGAAGACCCTGATTTTAAGAAGGCTGTAGAGAAGATGATAAAAACAATAAAAGAGGAGGAGAAAGAGTAA
- a CDS encoding glutaredoxin family protein, producing the protein MAEVTIYGKDDCPYTTGARDDYAGRGFSVNYINVKEEPQAMSRMLELSSGRREVPVIVEGEKVTVGFGGT; encoded by the coding sequence ATGGCAGAGGTAACCATATACGGGAAGGATGACTGTCCTTACACAACTGGCGCAAGAGACGACTACGCCGGGCGCGGCTTTTCCGTAAACTATATAAACGTAAAAGAGGAACCGCAGGCGATGAGCCGGATGTTGGAGCTTTCCTCTGGCCGAAGGGAGGTGCCGGTCATCGTGGAAGGAGAGAAGGTAACCGTCGGTTTTGGGGGCACCTGA
- a CDS encoding XRE family transcriptional regulator: MVNHINQRMAEILKDTALSQKNFAASLGLTPGHLNDILRDRTRPTVRIVEQLIQAYNVSANWLLTGNGPRYGERRADYQQKRMEVVTTKELLLRGGKFGKRGHDFVAVPVLGSELVSNLPKTITDITTFKPEDFCVVPYKWIKRPKTTFCCKVMGTCVEPLTDHEIIAAVDCSLKSPSRLSGKLCVIMVEHMPLIRRLNTTKTHLVFETINHPDAPKPIRFKANGTNPILGRLEWTCCQHK; encoded by the coding sequence ATGGTTAATCATATCAATCAGAGAATGGCAGAGATACTAAAGGACACTGCCCTCTCACAAAAGAATTTTGCGGCTTCCCTGGGCCTTACGCCCGGGCATCTAAACGACATCCTTCGAGACAGGACCCGCCCGACGGTCAGGATAGTCGAACAGTTGATACAGGCGTACAACGTCTCCGCCAACTGGTTACTGACAGGGAATGGTCCAAGGTATGGAGAAAGGCGGGCGGACTACCAGCAAAAGAGGATGGAGGTAGTCACCACAAAGGAACTTTTGTTAAGGGGCGGCAAATTCGGCAAGAGAGGGCATGACTTCGTAGCAGTACCCGTACTCGGCAGCGAGCTGGTGAGCAACCTGCCCAAGACCATCACCGACATAACAACCTTCAAACCGGAAGACTTCTGCGTAGTGCCTTATAAATGGATCAAGAGACCGAAGACCACATTCTGCTGCAAGGTTATGGGTACGTGCGTGGAACCACTGACGGACCATGAAATCATAGCCGCAGTGGATTGCTCCCTCAAATCTCCTTCACGCCTTAGCGGAAAACTCTGTGTAATCATGGTAGAACACATGCCCCTTATCCGCCGGCTCAACACCACAAAGACCCATCTTGTGTTCGAGACCATTAACCACCCGGACGCACCGAAACCCATCCGTTTCAAGGCCAATGGCACAAACCCCATACTCGGCAGGCTTGAGTGGACCTGCTGTCAACACAAATAA
- a CDS encoding TRAP transporter TatT component family protein has translation MYAKRSEKDGRAKLEAAIKKYEAAVKEIPENDKKARARVYVDISRAYFKITKYLSTSDDDRSNQSNKGQDWAQKAIDADPESAEAHFYMAANLGLWRLIHKASFRGGLTGGGIKKQFKKAADLDPKGLQGSPDRGVAEYLLARGNSEKAQGYAEKAVKIGPKMLENKLILAQALWVNNDKPGSKKLLNEIAADSDDILPSDVLENRYAIMKTKRILGNIANNNEPDW, from the coding sequence TTGTACGCAAAGAGGTCCGAAAAGGACGGCAGGGCAAAACTTGAGGCGGCCATAAAGAAATACGAGGCAGCCGTAAAGGAGATTCCGGAGAATGACAAAAAGGCGCGTGCGAGGGTATACGTCGACATTTCCCGCGCCTACTTCAAGATTACGAAGTATCTTTCGACATCTGATGACGACCGGTCGAACCAATCCAACAAAGGTCAGGACTGGGCCCAAAAGGCAATTGACGCAGACCCGGAAAGCGCTGAGGCGCATTTTTACATGGCCGCAAACCTGGGGTTGTGGAGGCTCATACACAAGGCCTCTTTCAGGGGTGGCCTGACGGGTGGAGGCATAAAGAAACAGTTCAAGAAGGCGGCGGACCTTGACCCGAAAGGACTTCAGGGATCGCCCGACAGGGGTGTTGCGGAGTATCTACTGGCCAGGGGCAATTCAGAAAAGGCGCAAGGTTATGCCGAGAAAGCCGTTAAGATAGGACCGAAGATGTTGGAAAACAAGCTCATCCTGGCACAGGCCCTCTGGGTAAACAACGACAAACCGGGTTCCAAAAAGCTTCTGAATGAAATAGCCGCCGACAGCGACGACATCCTGCCGTCAGACGTCCTTGAAAACAGATACGCTATCATGAAGACAAAGAGGATCCTGGGGAATATAGCGAATAACAATGAGCCGGACTGGTAG
- the tilS gene encoding tRNA lysidine(34) synthetase TilS, whose translation MKTVELENRVRDTIRHYGLLEPGDGVVVGVSGGPDSVALLSVLMELNKSTGWGCGLHVAHVNHMLRGGESREDERFVRGLAGSLGLECAVKEVDVSGLSSRERCSIETAARRARYEFFEELAREVSATHVAVGHTADDNAETVLHRIIRGTGLLGLGGIRPLRTISPGSKVKLVRPLLHVWRAEILSYLKEKPLNYRTDSSNLRPENNLRNRIRLELLPLLEKDYNPRMKDALTKLGDIAGRSNDFLQSRISTIVGATLKRDEAGTCSFEADLLKHHPPFFQHFFLKEVFSRMGMSLRKMDYEHYNNVIEMVEGVTECKQIELPGRWTACLEGEELCLRKTAGPSRPRTQSFEPVELVVPGITKLFDGREIRAEIIDEKIEDGFLEKFKTGKTPDEEIVDADRAGKKLYVRTRRDGDRFWPLGVGGEKKLKDFFIDTKTPRWERDNVVIVASKAHPVWVVGLRIDERVKVTPKTKEVLKLSIR comes from the coding sequence GTGAAAACTGTAGAGTTAGAAAATCGGGTAAGAGATACGATTAGACACTACGGCCTGTTGGAGCCGGGGGACGGTGTCGTAGTCGGGGTCTCCGGGGGGCCTGATTCAGTAGCACTGCTGAGTGTGCTTATGGAATTAAATAAATCAACGGGGTGGGGTTGCGGGCTGCATGTGGCCCACGTCAACCACATGCTCCGCGGCGGGGAATCCCGGGAGGACGAGCGCTTTGTGCGAGGCCTGGCCGGGTCGCTGGGCCTTGAGTGTGCCGTGAAGGAGGTGGACGTAAGTGGGTTGTCGTCCCGTGAGAGATGTTCCATAGAGACGGCGGCCAGGAGGGCAAGGTATGAGTTCTTTGAGGAGTTGGCCCGGGAGGTTTCGGCCACACACGTGGCCGTGGGTCATACGGCCGACGATAATGCGGAGACCGTGCTGCATCGCATCATAAGGGGCACGGGTCTTCTGGGGCTGGGCGGCATAAGGCCGCTGCGAACCATATCACCGGGCTCGAAGGTGAAGCTGGTGAGACCGCTGCTTCATGTCTGGAGGGCGGAGATACTTTCGTATCTCAAGGAGAAGCCCCTGAATTATAGAACCGATTCTTCCAACCTGCGCCCCGAAAATAATCTGCGCAACCGCATACGGCTTGAACTCCTCCCGCTGCTTGAGAAGGATTACAACCCGCGGATGAAAGACGCCCTGACAAAGCTGGGCGACATCGCCGGCAGGAGTAATGATTTCCTGCAATCAAGGATAAGCACGATCGTAGGAGCAACCCTGAAACGGGACGAGGCCGGCACCTGTTCATTTGAGGCCGACCTGCTGAAACACCACCCCCCCTTCTTTCAACATTTTTTTCTGAAAGAGGTTTTTTCCAGGATGGGCATGTCGCTCAGGAAGATGGACTACGAACACTACAATAATGTAATTGAGATGGTGGAGGGCGTCACGGAGTGTAAACAGATAGAACTTCCGGGACGATGGACGGCGTGTCTCGAAGGCGAGGAGCTTTGCCTCAGGAAGACTGCCGGGCCATCACGCCCCCGTACGCAATCATTTGAGCCGGTGGAGCTGGTCGTGCCGGGCATAACAAAGTTATTTGACGGAAGGGAAATCAGGGCCGAGATTATTGACGAAAAGATAGAGGACGGCTTCCTCGAAAAGTTTAAGACCGGGAAAACACCCGATGAAGAGATTGTGGACGCCGACAGGGCAGGCAAAAAACTCTACGTCCGCACCCGCAGGGATGGAGACAGGTTCTGGCCCCTGGGCGTGGGCGGCGAGAAGAAGCTTAAGGATTTTTTTATCGACACAAAGACCCCCAGGTGGGAGAGGGATAACGTGGTTATCGTTGCATCAAAAGCCCATCCCGTCTGGGTAGTAGGACTCCGGATAGACGAGAGGGTCAAGGTCACCCCAAAGACCAAGGAGGTTTTGAAGTTGTCAATACGTTGA
- a CDS encoding universal stress protein encodes MIKSILAPLDGSEASFSALANAVALGKAAGAEVRGLFVVDKWRFVYVPTSTAIAGAIGAAPTTNVPLPPEELVEEENRAALEEKGIKNCFDTECKAQGVKGTFKVVRGEVGELIIEAARTVDLVVIGRRGKHTRKPEAHTPGSITLALLHKSARPVMVVPEGTRRGTHILVAYDGSEASQRAIEAGAMIAELQASKTIDVLTVVDNPEDAAEPQREAGEYLTPHGLKASFFMESGRPWEAISAHAGKTDAGLIVMGAFGMNRIKELIFGSTTLNVLENAKCPILLVA; translated from the coding sequence ATGATAAAAAGTATCCTTGCACCACTTGACGGGTCTGAGGCGTCATTTTCCGCCCTTGCAAACGCCGTTGCGCTGGGGAAGGCTGCCGGGGCCGAGGTGCGCGGCCTTTTTGTGGTGGACAAGTGGCGTTTCGTTTACGTCCCCACCTCGACGGCCATCGCCGGGGCAATAGGCGCGGCGCCGACCACCAACGTACCGCTGCCTCCTGAAGAGCTGGTTGAGGAAGAAAACCGTGCCGCGCTGGAGGAAAAAGGGATTAAGAATTGCTTTGACACCGAGTGCAAGGCCCAGGGCGTTAAAGGCACGTTTAAGGTGGTTCGTGGCGAGGTGGGTGAGCTGATAATCGAGGCGGCCAGGACGGTGGACCTGGTGGTTATCGGCCGTCGCGGTAAACACACCCGGAAGCCCGAGGCGCACACCCCCGGCTCGATAACCCTGGCCCTGCTCCACAAATCTGCGAGACCGGTCATGGTAGTGCCCGAGGGCACCCGGCGTGGCACACACATACTCGTCGCATACGACGGCAGCGAGGCCTCTCAACGGGCCATAGAGGCCGGGGCAATGATCGCCGAGCTGCAGGCCTCAAAGACTATAGACGTCCTTACCGTAGTCGACAACCCGGAGGATGCGGCCGAACCCCAGCGGGAGGCCGGAGAATACCTGACTCCGCACGGGCTTAAGGCGTCCTTTTTCATGGAGTCCGGAAGGCCATGGGAGGCCATCTCGGCACACGCAGGTAAGACAGACGCCGGGCTTATCGTGATGGGCGCCTTTGGGATGAACCGCATCAAGGAGTTGATTTTTGGAAGCACTACCCTGAACGTACTCGAGAATGCGAAATGTCCCATTCTGCTCGTGGCGTAA
- a CDS encoding tetratricopeptide repeat protein, which yields MRKVTTILLLTAISMFMCSPSVHAKHDITKDDAIEHFNKGNKFYSAGKYDNAIVEFNKALEHNANDASSLFGLGNSYFLKKNYKKALEHYNKVTAIKPDYAKVHYAMGLAHRRLGNKDEAKKEFENYNTLSKGGKSRTAKKAGKKVRRKATRAKEEETEESRQLEGRKWEKKPADRKLESRKWEDKPAGRKLESRAWDKKPGDRQLESRAWTEDGSRTSKDGAEKERRDKKIAEKERKRIEKAAEKRFKRKAAKKEKSKKEAAKKKKEKRGGLKAIWNSSPVGKIFVGLVAYTLVAQVWIALVVLVCLIFLWRRRR from the coding sequence ATGCGTAAGGTAACGACAATACTGCTATTAACGGCCATAAGCATGTTCATGTGCAGTCCGTCCGTCCATGCCAAGCATGACATTACCAAAGACGACGCCATAGAACATTTCAACAAGGGCAATAAATTCTACAGCGCCGGCAAATATGACAATGCAATCGTAGAGTTCAACAAGGCCCTTGAACACAACGCCAATGACGCCTCTTCACTTTTTGGCCTGGGCAACTCCTACTTTCTCAAGAAGAATTACAAAAAGGCACTGGAGCACTACAATAAAGTGACCGCAATAAAACCAGACTACGCCAAAGTGCATTACGCCATGGGCCTGGCCCACCGAAGGCTGGGCAATAAGGATGAGGCGAAGAAGGAGTTTGAGAATTACAACACCTTAAGCAAGGGAGGAAAATCCCGCACGGCAAAAAAGGCAGGCAAGAAAGTCCGTCGTAAGGCAACCCGGGCCAAAGAAGAGGAGACGGAGGAAAGCAGGCAGCTTGAAGGCAGGAAATGGGAAAAGAAGCCTGCGGACAGGAAACTTGAAAGCAGGAAATGGGAGGACAAGCCTGCGGGCAGAAAACTTGAATCCAGGGCTTGGGACAAAAAACCGGGAGACAGACAACTGGAAAGCAGGGCGTGGACGGAAGATGGCTCTCGCACATCAAAGGATGGAGCGGAAAAGGAACGCCGTGACAAAAAGATAGCAGAAAAGGAAAGAAAAAGGATAGAGAAAGCGGCCGAAAAGCGATTTAAAAGGAAGGCCGCCAAAAAAGAGAAGTCTAAAAAAGAGGCGGCCAAGAAAAAGAAGGAAAAAAGGGGGGGTCTGAAAGCCATATGGAACAGCTCACCTGTAGGCAAGATATTTGTGGGCCTCGTCGCATACACGCTTGTGGCACAGGTCTGGATAGCCCTCGTCGTACTGGTCTGCTTAATCTTCCTATGGAGGAGACGGCGGTAA